A portion of the Phyllopteryx taeniolatus isolate TA_2022b chromosome 15, UOR_Ptae_1.2, whole genome shotgun sequence genome contains these proteins:
- the ptges gene encoding prostaglandin E synthase has protein sequence MLRNNVFSCFVFYAVLLVLKMYMLAFITGQVRLRKKAFANPEDAMRHGGLQYHRLDPDVERCRRAHRNDMENIFPFLFLGTIYSMTGPSLSTARLHFLAFTACRMLHSVAYLAALPAPTRSLAYVAAQVPCVSMALQILAAVATYA, from the exons ATGTTAAGAAACAACGTTTtctcctgttttgttttctacGCCGTGCTGCTGGTGCTCAAGATGTACATGCTGGCCTTCATCACGGGACAAGTCAGGCTAAGGAAGAAG GCTTTTGCCAACCCCGAGGACGCGATGAGACACGGCGGACTGCAGTACCACAGGCTGGATCCTGACGTGGAACGATGCCGCAG GGCCCACCGCAACGATATGGAGAACATCTTCCCCTTCCTCTTCCTGGGCACCATCTACTCCATGACGGGCCCGTCTCTGTCCACGGCTCGCCTCCACTTCCTGGCGTTCACGGCGTGCCGGATGCTGCACAGCGTGGCCTACCTGGCCGCTCTGCCGGCGCCCACCCGCTCGCTGGCCTACGTGGCGGCGCAGGTGCCCTGTGTGTCCATGGCGCTGCAGATCCTGGCGGCGGTCGCCACCTACGCTTAA